From Polaribacter butkevichii, a single genomic window includes:
- a CDS encoding sulfatase-like hydrolase/transferase: MKLNSICLSFFILLVISFSCKTKETNSKNRLVTSKKLKNVQPNVIIILIDDAGYVDFGFMGSEDLQTPNIDKLAKSGVVFTDAHVSATVCAPSRAGLITGKYQQRFGFEANGTAGIGLSDNVTTIANVFQKNGYNTYALGKWHLGEDVSDHPNQRGFDDFYGFISGSRSYFPIKNPSRNDMLQNNGERVVFDGYMTDVLGDQSLKYIEDSKDQPFFMYLSYNAVHTPMHAKKEDLEKFKNHPRQKLAAMTWSLDKNIGKLTDKLETLGVRDNTIIYFLSDNGGAHNNESKTGPLKGWKGNNFEGGHRVPFVMSWPSIIKGNEKFNGLTSSLDIFATSIAAANIYEENLELDGVNLMPYLNNTKTGNPHKNLFWKKLEASAIRTGNYKMITLNNYGSVVYNLKEDLGETRNIINSKVSISENLKKTYKDWEKTLMKPLWDEGESWLNVSNHIHQSLMENKKTDYKDIWNPAYKKAHPKK, translated from the coding sequence ATGAAATTAAATAGTATTTGTTTAAGTTTTTTTATTCTACTGGTAATCAGCTTTAGCTGTAAAACTAAAGAAACTAACAGTAAAAACAGATTAGTAACAAGTAAAAAACTAAAAAATGTACAACCAAATGTTATCATAATTTTAATTGATGATGCTGGCTATGTAGATTTTGGTTTTATGGGTAGTGAAGATTTACAAACGCCTAACATAGATAAATTAGCAAAAAGCGGAGTTGTATTTACAGATGCACATGTTAGTGCAACAGTTTGTGCACCTTCTAGAGCAGGTTTAATTACGGGTAAATACCAACAACGATTTGGATTTGAGGCAAATGGAACAGCAGGAATTGGTTTAAGTGATAACGTAACTACAATTGCAAATGTGTTTCAAAAAAATGGTTACAATACATATGCTTTAGGAAAATGGCATTTAGGAGAAGACGTTTCAGACCATCCAAACCAAAGAGGTTTTGATGATTTTTATGGTTTTATTTCTGGTAGTAGATCTTATTTTCCAATAAAAAATCCATCAAGAAATGATATGTTACAAAATAATGGAGAACGTGTAGTTTTTGACGGTTATATGACAGATGTTTTAGGAGATCAATCTCTAAAATATATAGAGGATTCTAAAGACCAACCATTTTTTATGTATTTATCATACAATGCTGTGCATACCCCAATGCACGCTAAAAAAGAAGATTTAGAAAAATTTAAAAACCATCCAAGACAAAAATTAGCTGCAATGACTTGGTCTTTAGATAAAAACATAGGTAAATTAACAGATAAATTAGAAACCTTAGGGGTTAGAGATAATACAATTATATATTTTTTAAGTGATAATGGTGGGGCTCATAATAACGAATCGAAAACGGGGCCTTTAAAAGGTTGGAAAGGTAATAACTTTGAAGGTGGCCACCGTGTGCCATTTGTAATGAGTTGGCCTTCAATAATTAAAGGTAATGAGAAATTTAATGGATTAACCTCATCACTAGATATTTTTGCAACTTCAATAGCAGCAGCAAATATTTATGAAGAAAATTTAGAGTTAGATGGAGTTAATTTAATGCCATATTTAAATAATACTAAAACAGGTAATCCTCATAAAAACTTATTTTGGAAAAAACTAGAGGCTTCTGCAATTAGAACTGGAAATTACAAAATGATTACTTTAAATAATTATGGATCTGTAGTTTATAATCTGAAAGAAGACTTAGGAGAAACAAGAAATATAATAAATTCAAAAGTTTCTATTTCAGAAAATTTAAAGAAAACTTATAAAGATTGGGAAAAAACGTTAATGAAACCATTATGGGATGAAGGCGAAAGTTGGTTAAATGTTTCAAATCATATTCATCAAAGCTTAATGGAAAATAAAAAGACAGATTATAAAGATATTTGGAATCCTGCTTACAAGAAAGCACATCCAAAAAAGTAA